ACGGGAGTTGAATGCCGGGTCGAGGAACGGGAGAATCCTACGGCGAACGCCGGAGCACAGAACGACCACGCCGCTGCCAGCAGGCAGCAAGCCAGTCCCATCGGCCTCAGCGATTTATGCATCCGCGTAGCTGTCTCCAGTCTGGGCTCGCTGCGGGGTACCGCCGCGAGCGAAACAGACCCTGCTGGTTTGACTCTACCGCGACGGCCGCGACCAATGCGATACCAGAGGAGACACTTGCCGCGAAAGGTTCCCCGCGGGTAAACGGTACTTCGGAACCGGGAATTCCCCGCCTTTTAACCGAGAAATTCCTTCACAATCCCCGGAACAGCCTCCAGCGCCGCGCCCAACTGGCTCTGGTCTTTGCCGCCTGCCTCGGCGATCTCGGGCTTACCGCCGCCTGAGCCGCCGACCAGTTTCGCCACAGCGCCAACCAGCTTCCCGGCCTGAATGCGCTTCGTCAGCCCCGGTGTAACTCCAGCAATAATGGCGACTTTACCCTCCGGCTGTACGGAGCCGAGGACGACGACGCCCTCGCCCAGACGCTGCTTCAGATTGTCCACCAGCGTGCGAAGCTGGCCGCGTTCGAGACCATCAGCGCGGAGTGTCGCGACCTTGACGCCACTGACTTCAACGGCTGAGGCAAGAGCTGCGTCGAGGTTGCCCGAAGCTGACTTCATGCGCAGCTCATCCAGTTCGCGGCGCAGCTTTTTCAGCTCTTCTTCATGGTCGGCGAGCTTGCCGCGCAGCGATCCCGAAAGGTCAGAGCCATTCGAAGGCGGAGCAACCTGCGCGGCCAGTTGTGCGACGGAGAAGTCGCGACGGAACTCGTCGAGAGCGCCAGTGCCGCTGATGGCTTCAAGGCGGCGAACGCCGGAGGAGACGGAGCCTTCGCCGACGATCTTGATGAGGCCGATTTCGCCGGTTGCGCCGGTGTGCGTGCCGCCGCACAGCTCTGTCGAAAAGTCGCCGATCTTTACCACGCGGACCTTGTCGCCGTACTTTTCGCCGAAGAGCGCCATGGCGTGGTACTCATTCACGGCTACGTCGATCGGAACGTCGACCATGGTTTGAACGGCGGTGTTACCAAGCACTTCGCGATTGACGATGGATTCGATCTCTTCGAGTTCTTCGTCGGCGACCTGAGCGAAATGGGAGAAGTCAAAGCGCAACCGCGTCGGATCGACGAGCGAGCCGGCCTGCTTGACGTGCGTCCCGAGAACCTGCCGAAGCGCTGCGTGGAGGAGGTGCGTACCGGTGTGGTTGCGCTTGATCGCGTTGCGGCGCACTCCATCGACGACAGTGTTCACATGATCTCCGACAGCCAGATCCTGCTTGAGCACGGCCTTGTGTGCGCGGACTCCCTGCACGGGCAGAACGCAGCCAGTGATTTCAGCAACGGTGAGGTTGCCATCGGGAGAAGTAAACCGCCCCGTATCGCCAATCTGGCCACCGGAATCGCCGTAGAAGCTGGTGCGGTCGAGCACGACATCGACGGAGTCACCTGCCTTGGCTGCGGGAACGCCTACGCCGTCTTTCACGATGGCGAGGACTTCGGCGCTGTTGGCCACGAATTGCGAATAGCCAAGGAAGTCGGTCTTGGGCAGGTCGCGGAATGCCGGGCTGGCGGTCTTCGCTGCGCCGCCTTTCCAGCTTGCGCGGGCGCGGGCTTGCTCTTCGGCGCGGGCGGCTTCGAAGCCTGCTTCGTCGAAGGCTACGCCCGCATCGCGGGCGGCATCGACCATAAAGTCTACGGGAAGGCCAAAGGTCTCGTAGAGATGAAACGCTCTAGCCCCACTTAGGATTTTACCGCCATCGACGAGCGCTTGAGCTTCGTCGAATTGAGCCTCAGTGTAGCCCTCATCGTATTTTGATTCACGGTCACTGATAATTTCACATGCACGTTCCCACGCAGTCGCTACCGCCTCAAGTTCGTCCTCAAGCTCAGCTAGGCCCATGGACAGTGTTCGGGCAAATTGGACCTCTTCTCCATGAATCACCTTTGCCACCCTGTCTGCGTCTGCAGCCAGCGCGGGGTAGGCTTTGAGCATTTCGTCCCGAACTGCGGACACCATTTGGTATAGGAAGGGGCTCTCCGTTCCGAGTTCTCTTCCATGTCGAATTGCTCGCCGCATTATCTTGCGCAAAACATAGCCGCGGCCCTCATTCGTAGGCAGAACCCCATCGCTGATCAGGAATGTTGCCGCA
This portion of the Acidicapsa acidisoli genome encodes:
- the alaS gene encoding alanine--tRNA ligase; amino-acid sequence: MQYRSGNEIREQFLRFFESKQHRRVASSSLVPANDPTLLFTNAGMNQFKDLFTGAEKREYTRATTSQKCVRAGGKHNDLENVGFTRRHHTFFEMLGNFSFGDYFKREAIQYAWELVTSPEWFGIPKDKLYVTIFEGAPDYGVPRDDEAEQFWIETGVPRERIFEFGLKDNFWQMGETGPCGPCSEIFYDMGIEASSYGPGVRDRDRPFGEDDARYVEIWNLVFMQFDRAAIVEGGKTTGYSLTPLPKPSIDTGMGLERVAAVLQGKISNFETDLFTPLITRAAELTGTEDKVSNASLRIIADHARAATFLISDGVLPTNEGRGYVLRKIMRRAIRHGRELGTESPFLYQMVSAVRDEMLKAYPALAADADRVAKVIHGEEVQFARTLSMGLAELEDELEAVATAWERACEIISDRESKYDEGYTEAQFDEAQALVDGGKILSGARAFHLYETFGLPVDFMVDAARDAGVAFDEAGFEAARAEEQARARASWKGGAAKTASPAFRDLPKTDFLGYSQFVANSAEVLAIVKDGVGVPAAKAGDSVDVVLDRTSFYGDSGGQIGDTGRFTSPDGNLTVAEITGCVLPVQGVRAHKAVLKQDLAVGDHVNTVVDGVRRNAIKRNHTGTHLLHAALRQVLGTHVKQAGSLVDPTRLRFDFSHFAQVADEELEEIESIVNREVLGNTAVQTMVDVPIDVAVNEYHAMALFGEKYGDKVRVVKIGDFSTELCGGTHTGATGEIGLIKIVGEGSVSSGVRRLEAISGTGALDEFRRDFSVAQLAAQVAPPSNGSDLSGSLRGKLADHEEELKKLRRELDELRMKSASGNLDAALASAVEVSGVKVATLRADGLERGQLRTLVDNLKQRLGEGVVVLGSVQPEGKVAIIAGVTPGLTKRIQAGKLVGAVAKLVGGSGGGKPEIAEAGGKDQSQLGAALEAVPGIVKEFLG